In Cryptomeria japonica chromosome 10, Sugi_1.0, whole genome shotgun sequence, a genomic segment contains:
- the LOC131039220 gene encoding uncharacterized protein LOC131039220, with the protein MGYIYEGMDRAKEAIRSIYAGVEDKYRPIWDIIDKRWHNQLHRPIHAAAYYLNPSFRFRADFKADEEVLSRLYSVVQRMGTDTTATLLEMDAFNNASGAIFASQLCKEGRTKLQPDRWWQMFGPSTPNLQKIAIRILSQPCSASGCERNWSMFEHIHSKRRNRLSVERLNDLVFVHYNLCLRTRQILDDDSSPITLEEVDPESDWLTESTDPVFTDEDLEWVDQADREAEAAAMAEEEDRARSGTAPMATQTGTSQAETMAT; encoded by the exons atgggctacatatatgagggcatggatagggccaaggaggccattagatccatatatgctggagttgaggataagtataggcccatttgggacataattgataaaagatggcataaccaacttcataggcccatccatgcagcagcttaTTACCTCAATCCATCATTTCGTTTCCGTGCTGATTTCAaagcggatgaggaggttcttagcaGGCTATATTCAGTAGTACAACGGATGGGCACTGATACCACAGCTACACTTCTCGAGATGGATGCATTTAATAATGCATCAGGGGCAATCTTTGCCAGCCAATTGTGTAAAGAGGGTCGGACAAAATTGCAGCCAG atagatggtggcaaatgtttgggccttcaaccccaaaccttcaaaaaattgccatccgcATATTGAGCCAGCCGTGCAGtgcttctggatgtgagcgcaactggagcatgttcgagcacatccactcgaagaggcgaaatagattgtctgtggagaggttgaatgatctagtctttgttcattacaacctctgtctcaggaccagacagattttggacgatgactcctctccgatcactctagaggaagtcgaccctgagtccgattggctcactgagtccaccgatccagtcttcactgatgaggaccttgagtgggttgaccaggcagacagagaggctgaggctgcggctatggcagaggaggaggatagagcacgatcaggcacagcacctatggctactcagactggcacatcacaggcagagactatggctacttag